A single genomic interval of Mucilaginibacter robiniae harbors:
- a CDS encoding PorP/SprF family type IX secretion system membrane protein yields MKKITQILILLLVIGTTGRLQAQVDPHFSQYYAYPLWLNPALTGVFNGQSRFSANYKNQWATVNQAYQTTAASGDFKTSDKLSLGFTVLDQSAGGRSFNYFDAYGSLGYGIAISNDGSQRLSFGLQAGLINRSFDMSKLQFGDQYNPGVGFDPSLPSYENFSNTHTTVFDANAGIFYYDGNPNKTMNAFGGVSVGHLSRPKDGFSADNKAKIPLRYDVHGGIRIHASDYFDITPHALYIKQQNSQIEALGVYSELKVSDSQGLMLGGMFRWNDAAVANVGYHINSLLIGASYDFNTSSLNRATSGQGGIELSISYVFSKHLQLPEPVCPRL; encoded by the coding sequence ATGAAAAAAATAACACAGATACTTATACTGCTCCTGGTAATAGGGACGACAGGACGTTTACAGGCACAAGTAGATCCGCATTTTTCACAATATTATGCTTACCCATTGTGGCTTAATCCTGCCCTTACCGGGGTATTTAATGGACAATCACGTTTTAGTGCTAATTATAAAAATCAATGGGCAACAGTTAACCAAGCTTACCAAACTACCGCTGCATCAGGAGATTTTAAAACTTCTGATAAGTTAAGTTTAGGCTTTACGGTTCTGGACCAATCAGCAGGCGGGCGTAGTTTTAACTATTTTGATGCGTATGGCTCATTGGGTTATGGCATTGCCATCTCTAATGATGGCAGCCAGCGCCTGAGCTTTGGCTTGCAGGCAGGCTTAATTAACCGCAGCTTTGATATGAGCAAGCTGCAATTTGGTGATCAGTACAATCCAGGTGTTGGATTCGATCCTTCACTGCCCAGCTATGAAAACTTCAGCAATACGCATACTACCGTATTTGATGCCAATGCCGGTATTTTTTACTACGATGGTAATCCGAACAAAACCATGAATGCCTTTGGTGGGGTAAGTGTAGGCCACTTGTCACGACCTAAAGATGGATTTTCTGCCGATAATAAGGCCAAAATACCTTTGCGTTATGATGTGCATGGTGGTATTCGCATTCATGCATCCGATTACTTCGATATTACGCCTCATGCTTTATACATCAAGCAGCAAAATTCTCAGATTGAAGCTTTAGGTGTTTACTCCGAACTTAAAGTGTCCGATTCACAAGGCCTGATGTTGGGCGGCATGTTCCGGTGGAATGATGCCGCCGTAGCCAATGTGGGCTATCATATTAATAGCTTACTTATTGGTGCCAGTTACGATTTTAATACCTCATCATTAAACCGGGCTACCAGCGGGCAGGGAGGTATTGAACTTTCTATTAGCTATGTATTCAGCAAACACCTGCAACTGCCCGAACCTGTTTGCCCCAGATTATAA
- a CDS encoding gliding motility-associated C-terminal domain-containing protein, translating to MKIFTSCFKYILLVIVITLFTTFYATAQRTFAGNQQSGRSGLLCANCVVTGGVNAADGNLQTYSVLNVSVGLLAQTWQELIFTNTSKVPGGTPVTIKLGSGNSLLSLQALGAISLRPYNGSTPVGGAIAANTLLTALSNNNQVELSLTPASTYDRVRVTLDGGIAGALSNIYLYDAFYKSNGTVACNTAFDELHGISAGLLGLGLDVGGVINPQNAIDGNLTTASTLNAGVGLVGAFAQQTAVFNNTSTIGDSVRLTLSIPQGLIDAGVLSNISVATYNGNTPNNDEALLNSALLNVRLLDLANSRRKVTVTYAPSAVFDRVQLRLGGGIANVLSTLDLYEIQRLIPRPMVSYNGAITNAVQLCAGNSATLTAAPVPNTTFNWYTQATGGTPVFTGPTFTTPALSTTTTYYAEAVRNGCTDASERTPVAITVSQTPVAPVFANANVAICSGQTATFAANVVEGGVMVSWYTAPTGGTPVFKGNSFTTGPLTQTTSFYAEAVSGGQCVSPTRTQVTATVTAAPANPVSDPATVTICEGEVATLSVTNPQSDIQYNWYSTATGGTALYSGSRFTTPALNTSTNYYIEAINSTGCSSSQRALVSVNVQSKPADPVLVANSSTISAGQSATINVSNAETGNTYNWYTSATAATPVYTGVIYQTPALYANTTYYVNAVSSAGCTSVNRTPVTIQVNINNNTPCSFANQQTSTINGVCIGCDIDNRALAVDADTTTASTIRISAGLTGGYAEQELRFQQAGFAGDTIKLVLQTPVGLADANVLSQIEVALYNGTNQVSRYALNNALIQVRALGSGNRYVVYIPATGSYDRLTIRLNSGLAGLLTSLQVYYAAQQFTRPVINPANPEICKGSTAQLNITAPSNGTFSWYTTPTGGTPVYTGTNFTTPALNAKTTYYIEYARNSCVSPVRYPVQVLVDDVPAAPTVASNNVTITSGQTATLTATPPANATIKWYTSATGGTPVATGNTFTTPALTANTTYYAEAASGSCVSATRTPVNVTVNPVVIPDVAVNPPTQAVNPGQTATFTASSTTPGVKFNWYTAATGGTPIFTGATFTTPAEFANTTFYVEAVVPSTGAVSSTRATASVTINPNAANPVACDAAMNQTTDINGVVCLGCTVANTGGSVDNDRNTFSQLQVPVGLVNAYALQTLRFAGTGHAGDSVVVELGMPGSLADVNLLSRIALATYNGNTYNNDRFSVNGSLLNVTLLNGQSRFRIAFVAQHDFDRVEVRLNSAAAGALTALNIYDAAQEVAAPVITTQNTTACQGSQATLTATVPDGVTVRWYTSATGGAPVATGTTFTTPALDATTMYYAEASRAATNCPQVVRTPATVTVTPVPSAPQVNTANVTVCSGQPASFTAQATNGTTINWYNTPTGGTPVFTGTTFTTGPLTTTTSYYAEATVNGQCSSATRTQVTANVNDAVTDPTVAQTQAQVCSGSSTILTASSAQAGVTFNWYTSATGGTPVFTGAQFTTPALTANTTYYVEAASGSCVSANRVRADVMVNPVPAAPTVASNPSGGQITSGQTATLTASSTTSGATFNWYTTATGGTPVFTGNSFTTPVLTSTTTYYVESTSPATGCVSATRTPVTVTVNPVFSTLCDFASTQTTDVNGGLTCINCTITTPDNAVDVDTTNFSRLNIGAGVAGSYVAQNLKFSEAGSVGDTVSVLLRFPANIASVGVLDRVRIASYNGGTYNNDGVLLNSNTVRVQLLPGGQTALVRFAPQSTFDRVEIRLNSALAGLLNSVDVFYASKQVEAPQLTATTANICSGSMATFKVNNARTGVIYNWYTQAIGGKPVFTGPTFTTPALTATTTYYVESARSVNSCPNPNRVTATVNVTPTPVNAVLAQSNVQACAGSPVTISITNANGATVNWYDAPTGGNLVFTGADFQTSPVATISYYAELTNGTCTSPARTQATVTVNPRPAAPGLLTANTEVCAGSSATLQVLNPETGVNYEWFTAATGGTPVFTGASFTTPALTQNTTYYVQATNATSGCINNGGRTQATITVSEQIGAPTLSATQTQVCIGGSTAISVVNPVAGLQYNWYTTATGGNAVFTGTTFPLNNLTANATYYVEAVSSKGCVSAARTSTSITVKSAPVQPQVQASGGSLTICAGSTTSLSITNPQANLTYRWFDAATGGTLLYTGTQFTTPALTVNTTYYVEAAEAGNCNPSARTAVTITVTNLPADAVLTSANVNICAGSTATFKIASPQTGVTYQWFDSPARTRKVFEGTTFVTGPLTANTTFYVSAVNTGGCNSANLTTAQVSIQQAPSAPVIANGNSVQTCSGTRVTLNIANPEASFTYNWYSQATGGTPVFTGTAFTTPTLPGNITYYVEAVNTTGCISANRTTVNISVNPLPAVPVVTGQGGTASPSACVGSSTTLTATSTAANVTFNWYNTPTGGTPVFTGANFTTPALTANVTYYVETVDNTTGCVSVSRAAVTVTVSNLPASPTLTNANVIVCSGSTATLTISSPQAGMTYQWFDSPARTNKVFEGTTFVTGPITANTTYYVAAVNASGCSSPNSTAAQVIVQQAPGALIIANGNNVQTCTGTQVNLSITNPQTGFTYNWYTQATGGTPIATGTSFTTGSLSSDVTYYVEAVNSTGCASATRTAVNVHVNAIPAVPTVNGQGGAASPSICSGSTATLNATSTTANVTFNWYTQATGGTPVFTGATFTTPVLTANTTYYVETVSNAGGCTSTTRTPVKVLINTAQATAPQINTADLTVCQNSVAILHITNPDAATTYNWYTTATATNAVYTGTAFRTPALSANTIYYVEAVSTKSCSPSVRVPVNVVVVPQPATPVLAANNVTVCAGSAATLSIVSPQQGITYNWYDSASQNHLLFTGASYTTDPITTRTTFYVNASNGSCNSSALASVQVNIAQPPIAPLVVSNNVVVCPGTQAVLAVANPQAGFTYRWYSSATGGSVLYTGVKFTTPQVNDNTTWYVEAENNTGCASATRTAVNVTLAPPPSAPQIGTAGLSVCAGSSTTLNATVADSSLTVKWYEVPSGGDALFTGMHFKTPPIGGTKTYYAEVTNAGGCSSGVRMPVTVQVPPPLDAPQVSVDAATSNSVTFRWKAVPGAKGYEISLDNGKTFTKASSGSTGLTHTVTGLQPNQNVSIIVKVSGESDCQVSALSTALAAVTENPMGDGMFIPNAFSPNGDGNNDQFLVYGTNIKTMTLWVYDQWGEMVFRSINQSTGWDGTYKGKQLPVGVYVYILEANMNDGQVVKKKGTINLLR from the coding sequence ATGAAAATTTTTACTTCGTGCTTTAAATATATCTTGTTAGTAATAGTTATAACGCTGTTTACTACATTTTATGCGACTGCCCAGCGTACGTTTGCGGGTAATCAGCAATCGGGCCGGTCGGGGTTACTTTGTGCCAACTGTGTGGTTACTGGTGGCGTTAATGCAGCAGATGGAAACCTGCAAACTTATTCGGTTCTTAATGTATCGGTAGGATTACTTGCTCAAACCTGGCAAGAATTAATTTTTACGAATACAAGCAAAGTGCCTGGCGGAACGCCGGTAACCATAAAACTGGGAAGCGGCAACAGTTTGTTAAGCTTACAGGCACTAGGCGCAATTTCACTAAGACCCTACAACGGTTCTACACCAGTAGGTGGTGCCATTGCAGCTAATACATTATTAACTGCATTAAGCAACAATAATCAGGTTGAATTAAGCCTAACTCCTGCAAGTACTTACGATCGTGTACGGGTAACATTGGATGGGGGAATTGCCGGTGCTTTAAGCAATATTTATTTATATGATGCTTTTTACAAAAGCAACGGTACTGTTGCTTGTAATACCGCTTTTGATGAGTTGCATGGTATATCGGCTGGTTTACTTGGCTTGGGCTTGGATGTGGGCGGCGTGATTAACCCGCAAAATGCTATAGATGGTAATTTGACAACCGCTTCTACCTTGAATGCAGGAGTAGGGTTAGTTGGGGCTTTTGCACAGCAAACTGCTGTATTTAACAATACTTCAACCATTGGCGATTCAGTTCGGTTGACTCTTTCTATACCTCAGGGACTGATTGATGCCGGAGTGCTTTCCAATATCTCCGTTGCTACGTATAATGGTAATACACCAAACAACGATGAGGCTTTATTAAACTCGGCCTTATTAAATGTACGACTGCTCGATTTAGCCAATAGCCGGCGTAAAGTTACGGTTACCTATGCACCTAGTGCTGTGTTTGATCGGGTACAGCTACGATTAGGCGGTGGTATTGCCAATGTATTATCTACTTTAGATTTGTATGAAATACAGCGACTTATCCCTCGTCCGATGGTAAGTTACAATGGTGCAATAACCAACGCTGTTCAACTGTGTGCGGGTAATTCGGCTACGCTTACCGCAGCACCAGTACCTAACACTACGTTTAATTGGTACACCCAAGCCACGGGTGGCACGCCAGTATTTACCGGACCTACCTTTACAACTCCGGCTTTAAGTACTACTACCACTTACTACGCCGAGGCGGTCAGAAACGGCTGTACGGATGCTTCTGAACGTACGCCCGTAGCCATAACGGTTAGCCAGACACCCGTCGCACCTGTATTTGCCAATGCCAATGTGGCTATTTGTTCGGGCCAAACTGCAACGTTTGCAGCTAATGTTGTTGAAGGCGGCGTAATGGTAAGTTGGTACACCGCCCCTACAGGCGGTACGCCTGTGTTTAAAGGTAATAGCTTTACCACCGGACCTTTAACTCAAACTACCAGCTTTTATGCCGAAGCTGTTAGCGGCGGGCAATGTGTAAGCCCTACCCGCACCCAGGTTACAGCTACCGTTACTGCAGCGCCAGCCAATCCGGTTTCTGACCCCGCTACGGTAACTATATGTGAGGGTGAGGTGGCTACCTTGTCGGTTACTAATCCGCAAAGTGATATACAGTATAACTGGTATAGTACAGCTACTGGTGGTACGGCTTTATACAGTGGGTCCCGGTTTACTACTCCGGCTTTAAACACCAGCACTAATTATTATATAGAAGCGATAAACAGCACAGGTTGCAGCAGCAGCCAGCGGGCTCTAGTTTCGGTTAATGTACAATCTAAACCGGCCGATCCGGTGTTGGTAGCCAATAGTAGTACCATTAGTGCTGGTCAGTCGGCCACTATCAATGTGAGCAATGCGGAAACTGGTAATACCTACAACTGGTACACTTCGGCTACTGCAGCAACACCAGTGTACACCGGGGTTATTTACCAAACACCGGCATTATATGCCAATACTACTTATTATGTAAATGCAGTAAGTAGTGCCGGCTGTACATCAGTGAACAGAACACCGGTAACTATTCAGGTAAACATTAACAATAATACACCTTGTAGCTTTGCTAACCAGCAAACCAGTACAATTAACGGGGTTTGTATCGGATGTGATATAGATAACAGGGCCCTGGCTGTTGATGCCGATACAACCACGGCTTCAACCATCCGCATATCTGCAGGTTTAACCGGTGGTTATGCCGAGCAGGAGTTGCGCTTTCAACAGGCAGGTTTTGCAGGCGACACGATTAAGCTGGTGCTGCAAACGCCGGTAGGCCTGGCCGATGCTAATGTGTTAAGCCAGATTGAAGTGGCCTTATACAACGGTACTAATCAGGTATCACGTTACGCATTAAACAATGCTTTGATACAGGTGAGGGCATTAGGCAGTGGTAATCGTTATGTGGTTTACATTCCGGCTACTGGCAGTTATGACCGCTTAACCATCAGATTGAATTCTGGTTTAGCAGGTTTGTTAACCTCTCTGCAAGTGTATTATGCTGCACAGCAGTTTACCCGTCCGGTTATCAATCCGGCTAATCCCGAAATTTGTAAAGGCAGTACAGCGCAACTCAATATTACAGCGCCTAGTAACGGTACATTTAGTTGGTACACTACACCAACCGGCGGCACACCAGTATATACCGGCACCAACTTTACCACACCGGCTTTAAATGCCAAGACTACTTATTACATCGAATATGCACGCAATAGCTGTGTAAGTCCGGTACGTTACCCGGTTCAGGTTTTGGTAGATGATGTACCTGCCGCGCCAACAGTAGCATCCAACAACGTAACCATTACCAGCGGACAAACTGCTACTTTAACTGCAACGCCACCAGCCAATGCTACTATCAAATGGTACACCAGTGCTACTGGTGGTACTCCGGTAGCTACTGGCAATACCTTTACTACACCAGCCTTAACAGCTAATACAACGTACTATGCCGAAGCTGCATCGGGTAGTTGTGTGTCTGCCACCCGTACGCCGGTAAATGTAACCGTTAATCCGGTAGTCATACCTGATGTGGCTGTGAATCCGCCAACACAAGCGGTTAATCCAGGGCAAACGGCTACTTTCACTGCTTCGTCAACTACGCCGGGCGTAAAGTTTAATTGGTACACTGCTGCAACCGGTGGTACGCCAATATTTACTGGCGCTACCTTTACCACGCCAGCCGAATTTGCAAATACCACTTTTTACGTAGAGGCGGTAGTACCATCTACCGGTGCTGTATCATCTACACGGGCTACGGCTAGTGTTACCATTAACCCAAATGCTGCAAACCCGGTAGCCTGCGATGCTGCTATGAATCAGACTACAGATATCAACGGTGTAGTATGCCTAGGTTGTACCGTAGCAAACACCGGTGGTTCTGTTGATAATGATCGCAATACCTTCTCGCAACTGCAGGTGCCTGTAGGGTTAGTAAATGCTTATGCTCTGCAAACCCTGCGTTTTGCAGGAACCGGTCATGCCGGTGACAGTGTTGTGGTAGAATTAGGCATGCCAGGCTCACTGGCTGATGTGAATCTGTTATCACGCATTGCCTTAGCTACTTATAATGGCAATACTTACAATAATGACCGCTTCTCGGTAAATGGTTCTTTGTTAAATGTTACGCTTCTGAACGGACAAAGCCGTTTCCGGATAGCCTTTGTGGCTCAGCATGATTTTGACAGAGTAGAAGTACGGTTAAACTCGGCTGCTGCCGGTGCATTAACTGCATTAAATATTTATGATGCTGCACAAGAAGTAGCGGCTCCGGTTATTACTACCCAAAATACAACTGCTTGCCAAGGTTCGCAAGCTACGCTTACGGCCACCGTTCCGGATGGGGTTACCGTAAGGTGGTACACTTCAGCCACTGGCGGTGCCCCTGTAGCTACAGGTACAACCTTTACTACACCGGCGCTTGATGCCACTACTATGTATTATGCTGAAGCCAGCAGAGCTGCTACCAATTGCCCGCAAGTGGTACGTACACCAGCTACTGTAACTGTAACCCCTGTGCCGTCAGCTCCGCAAGTAAATACTGCTAATGTAACTGTATGCTCTGGTCAACCAGCTTCGTTTACTGCACAAGCTACTAACGGAACAACTATTAACTGGTACAACACGCCAACAGGAGGTACCCCAGTATTTACCGGAACTACCTTTACCACAGGGCCGCTTACCACTACTACCTCTTACTATGCCGAAGCTACGGTTAACGGGCAATGCAGTAGTGCTACCCGTACCCAGGTAACAGCCAATGTAAATGATGCAGTTACTGATCCAACTGTGGCACAAACACAAGCGCAGGTATGTTCCGGTTCATCAACTATACTAACTGCTAGCTCTGCACAGGCTGGTGTAACCTTTAACTGGTACACCAGTGCTACCGGCGGCACACCTGTATTTACCGGCGCGCAGTTTACTACACCGGCTTTAACAGCCAATACAACGTATTATGTAGAAGCGGCATCCGGCAGTTGTGTGAGTGCCAACCGGGTTCGGGCTGATGTGATGGTTAATCCGGTGCCTGCAGCTCCAACCGTAGCTTCTAATCCAAGCGGCGGACAAATAACATCGGGACAAACCGCTACGTTAACAGCTTCTTCAACCACCTCTGGTGCGACCTTCAACTGGTACACTACTGCTACTGGCGGTACGCCGGTGTTCACGGGCAATAGCTTTACCACACCGGTACTCACTTCAACCACTACATATTATGTAGAAAGTACCTCGCCGGCAACCGGTTGTGTGAGCGCTACCCGTACCCCGGTAACTGTTACTGTGAACCCAGTATTTTCAACCCTATGTGATTTTGCATCAACACAAACTACGGATGTAAATGGTGGATTAACTTGCATAAACTGTACCATAACTACCCCCGACAATGCTGTAGATGTAGATACCACAAACTTTAGTCGCTTGAATATTGGTGCAGGGGTTGCGGGCTCCTATGTAGCACAAAATTTAAAGTTTAGCGAAGCAGGTAGTGTAGGGGATACCGTAAGTGTGCTGTTGCGTTTTCCTGCCAACATTGCTTCAGTAGGCGTGCTGGATCGGGTACGTATAGCTTCTTACAACGGCGGTACTTACAATAATGATGGCGTATTACTAAACAGCAATACTGTAAGGGTACAATTACTACCTGGCGGCCAAACTGCTTTAGTTCGTTTTGCACCCCAATCAACATTTGACCGGGTAGAAATCCGGCTAAACAGTGCTTTGGCTGGCTTACTTAACAGCGTAGATGTATTTTACGCCAGTAAGCAGGTAGAAGCACCGCAATTAACTGCTACTACTGCCAATATCTGTTCAGGTAGTATGGCTACCTTTAAGGTGAATAATGCGCGCACCGGCGTAATTTACAACTGGTACACTCAAGCTATAGGTGGCAAACCAGTATTTACCGGACCTACCTTTACTACGCCTGCTTTAACGGCTACTACTACCTATTATGTAGAGAGTGCCCGTTCGGTTAATAGCTGCCCTAACCCTAACCGGGTAACCGCTACGGTGAATGTAACACCTACACCGGTTAATGCCGTACTGGCACAAAGCAACGTACAGGCTTGTGCGGGTAGCCCGGTTACCATATCAATAACTAATGCAAACGGTGCAACGGTAAACTGGTATGATGCACCAACTGGCGGAAACCTGGTATTTACCGGTGCTGATTTCCAAACATCGCCTGTTGCTACCATCAGTTACTATGCTGAACTAACTAATGGTACTTGTACAAGTCCGGCCAGAACGCAAGCTACAGTTACCGTGAATCCTCGCCCGGCAGCTCCTGGTTTGCTAACTGCCAACACTGAAGTATGTGCAGGCAGTAGCGCCACTTTACAGGTGCTCAATCCGGAAACTGGTGTGAATTACGAATGGTTTACTGCGGCCACAGGTGGCACGCCCGTATTTACTGGAGCTAGCTTTACCACGCCTGCGCTTACTCAAAATACAACCTACTATGTACAGGCTACTAATGCAACCAGCGGTTGTATCAACAATGGCGGGCGCACACAAGCTACTATAACAGTAAGTGAACAAATAGGTGCTCCAACTTTAAGCGCTACGCAAACACAGGTTTGTATTGGAGGAAGCACAGCTATAAGCGTCGTTAATCCGGTTGCTGGTTTGCAATATAATTGGTACACTACGGCAACCGGCGGTAATGCGGTATTTACCGGTACGACCTTCCCGCTGAATAACCTGACGGCTAATGCTACCTACTACGTAGAAGCCGTAAGCAGCAAGGGTTGTGTGAGTGCGGCACGTACATCAACCAGCATTACTGTAAAATCTGCACCTGTACAGCCACAGGTACAAGCATCAGGTGGCAGTTTAACTATCTGCGCAGGTAGCACAACCAGTTTAAGCATTACTAATCCGCAAGCTAATCTGACTTATCGTTGGTTTGATGCAGCTACTGGCGGTACGCTGTTATACACCGGCACGCAATTCACTACGCCTGCATTAACTGTTAATACTACCTATTACGTAGAAGCTGCTGAGGCTGGCAATTGTAATCCATCTGCTCGTACGGCAGTAACCATCACGGTTACTAATCTGCCAGCGGACGCAGTTTTAACCTCAGCCAATGTTAATATTTGCGCAGGTAGTACAGCTACGTTCAAAATAGCCTCACCTCAAACTGGCGTAACCTACCAGTGGTTTGATTCGCCTGCCCGTACCCGTAAAGTGTTTGAAGGCACCACTTTTGTAACCGGTCCGCTTACGGCTAATACAACCTTCTATGTAAGTGCAGTAAATACAGGTGGTTGCAACAGTGCTAATTTAACTACTGCACAAGTAAGCATTCAGCAGGCTCCATCTGCACCAGTTATAGCCAACGGTAACAGCGTACAAACTTGCAGTGGTACCCGGGTTACTTTAAACATAGCTAACCCAGAAGCAAGCTTTACCTATAACTGGTACAGCCAAGCTACAGGCGGTACCCCGGTGTTTACAGGTACAGCCTTCACTACGCCAACCTTGCCCGGTAATATTACCTACTACGTGGAAGCGGTGAATACTACCGGCTGTATATCAGCCAACCGTACCACAGTCAATATTTCAGTCAATCCATTGCCAGCTGTTCCGGTAGTTACCGGACAGGGGGGTACGGCTAGTCCATCGGCTTGTGTGGGTAGCAGTACTACTTTAACAGCTACTAGTACAGCAGCTAACGTAACCTTTAATTGGTACAATACACCAACAGGAGGTACGCCTGTATTTACTGGTGCCAATTTTACTACACCGGCCTTAACAGCTAACGTTACCTATTATGTGGAAACTGTTGATAATACCACAGGATGTGTATCAGTTAGCCGTGCAGCAGTAACAGTTACCGTAAGTAATCTGCCAGCTAGTCCTACATTAACGAATGCTAATGTAATTGTTTGCTCAGGCAGTACAGCTACGTTGACCATAAGCTCGCCTCAAGCTGGCATGACTTACCAATGGTTTGACTCACCGGCGCGTACCAATAAGGTATTTGAAGGTACCACCTTTGTAACCGGCCCAATTACAGCTAACACGACTTACTATGTGGCCGCTGTAAACGCATCGGGTTGTAGCAGCCCGAACTCAACTGCTGCACAGGTAATTGTACAACAGGCTCCAGGTGCACTCATAATAGCCAACGGTAACAATGTGCAAACCTGTACGGGCACCCAGGTTAATTTAAGCATTACTAATCCGCAAACTGGCTTTACTTACAACTGGTACACTCAAGCTACCGGCGGCACGCCGATAGCTACCGGTACCAGCTTTACAACCGGCAGCTTAAGCAGCGATGTAACTTATTATGTAGAGGCGGTAAACAGCACAGGTTGTGCATCAGCCACTAGAACAGCAGTAAATGTTCATGTAAATGCAATACCTGCGGTGCCAACTGTTAACGGGCAGGGTGGAGCTGCTAGCCCATCCATTTGCTCTGGCAGTACAGCAACACTAAATGCTACCAGTACAACCGCTAATGTAACTTTTAACTGGTACACACAGGCTACAGGAGGTACACCAGTGTTTACTGGTGCTACCTTTACTACGCCTGTATTAACTGCTAATACAACCTATTATGTAGAAACGGTAAGCAATGCGGGTGGTTGTACTTCAACCACCCGTACGCCTGTTAAGGTATTAATAAATACTGCTCAAGCTACAGCTCCGCAGATAAATACGGCCGATTTAACCGTTTGCCAAAATAGCGTAGCTATCCTGCATATTACTAATCCAGATGCTGCAACTACTTATAACTGGTACACTACTGCTACTGCAACCAATGCAGTTTATACCGGTACGGCGTTCCGCACGCCAGCTTTATCAGCCAATACCATTTACTATGTAGAAGCTGTAAGTACAAAAAGCTGTAGTCCATCCGTACGGGTACCTGTAAATGTGGTAGTAGTGCCACAGCCGGCTACACCTGTACTGGCGGCTAACAACGTAACAGTATGTGCAGGTAGCGCAGCAACATTGAGCATTGTATCGCCACAGCAAGGCATTACTTATAACTGGTATGACTCGGCTTCACAAAACCATTTGTTGTTTACCGGAGCCTCGTACACTACTGACCCAATTACAACCAGAACAACTTTTTATGTAAATGCTTCTAATGGCTCATGTAACAGCTCGGCATTGGCAAGCGTGCAGGTAAATATTGCACAACCACCAATTGCACCTTTAGTAGTAAGCAACAATGTAGTAGTATGCCCGGGTACACAGGCTGTGTTAGCTGTTGCTAATCCGCAAGCTGGCTTTACCTATCGGTGGTATAGTTCGGCTACAGGAGGTTCCGTATTGTACACTGGTGTTAAGTTTACTACGCCGCAGGTGAACGACAATACTACCTGGTATGTAGAGGCCGAAAACAATACCGGTTGTGCATCAGCCACCCGTACAGCAGTTAATGTAACCTTGGCACCACCGCCATCTGCACCACAAATCGGCACCGCAGGGCTTAGCGTTTGTGCCGGTAGCTCAACTACACTGAACGCTACTGTTGCTGATTCAAGCTTAACCGTAAAATGGTATGAAGTGCCAAGTGGCGGCGATGCCCTATTTACAGGTATGCATTTCAAAACACCGCCTATTGGTGGTACCAAAACTTATTATGCAGAAGTTACCAATGCTGGTGGCTGTAGTAGTGGGGTGCGTATGCCGGTTACCGTTCAGGTACCGCCGCCATTAGATGCACCACAGGTAAGTGTAGATGCTGCTACCTCAAACAGCGTTACTTTCCGCTGGAAAGCTGTACCGGGAGCTAAAGGGTACGAAATCAGTTTGGATAATGGTAAAACCTTCACCAAAGCCAGTTCAGGCAGCACAGGGTTAACCCATACCGTAACTGGCTTGCAACCTAACCAAAACGTAAGCATTATCGTGAAAGTAAGCGGCGAATCAGACTGTCAGGTTAGCGCTTTATCAACCGCCTTAGCTGCCGTTACCGAGAATCCGATGGGGGATGGCATGTTTATACCCAATGCCTTTAGCCCGAATGGTGATGGCAACAATGACCAGTTCCTGGTGTACGGTACCAATATTAAAACCATGACTTTATGGGTGTATGACCAGTGGGGCGAAATGGTATTCAGAAGTATTAACCAAAGTACCGGTTGGGATGGTACCTACAAAGGTAAACAACTGCCAGTTGGGGTGTACGTGTACATTCTGGAAGCCAATATGAACGATGGACAAGTAGTGAAGAAAAAAGGAACGATCAATCTATTACGATGA